A single genomic interval of Tursiops truncatus isolate mTurTru1 chromosome 1, mTurTru1.mat.Y, whole genome shotgun sequence harbors:
- the IER5 gene encoding immediate early response gene 5 protein — MEFKLEAHRIVSISLGKIYNSRAQRGGIKLHKNLLVSLVLRSARQVYLSDPCPGLYLAGHPGAPALPQQPGESVSGPPACWGEPPPPAACAAWPEPEPQLALPAVLEVPRAGDAEPAAPVTGAGDTLQGGEAEAAEAAWRRVEGPRETAVGGAGVPAGGSDIFPQGPGAARRPWGCPPGDEDKMSASPRVDGCRAPSPAGPEPPVPPAVCPRKRGAEGVGGGPADRPAPGSTPLKKPRRNSEEQSGGAAAAAAQEEEEMETGNVANLISIFGSSFSGLLRKSPGGGREEAEGEENGPEAAEPGQICCDKPVLRDINPWSTAIVAF; from the coding sequence ATGGAGTTCAAACTGGAGGCTCACCGCATCGTCAGCATCTCCCTGGGCAAGATCTACAACTCGCGGGCCCAGCGCGGCGGTATCAAGCTGCACAAGAACCTCCTGGTCTCGTTGGTGCTCCGCAGCGCCCGCCAGGTCTACCTGAGCGACCCGTGCCCCGGACTCTACCTGGCCGGTCACCCGGGGGCCCCGGCGCTGCCGCAGCAGCCTGGGGAGTCGGTGTCCGGGCCACCCGCGTGCTGGGGGGAGCCACCTCCGCCGGCCGCCTGTGCCGCCTGGCCGGAGCCCGAGCCCCAGCTGGCGCTTCCTGCCGTCCTAGAAGTGCCACGGGCGGGTGACGCGGAGCCCGCAGCCCCGGTGACGGGCGCCGGGGACACTCTTCAGGGCGGAGAGGCGGAGGCGGCGGAAGCTGCCTGGCGCCGCGTGGAGGGACCGCGAGAGACGGCGGTCGGAGGAGCCGGGGTTCCCGCCGGAGGCTCAGACATCTTCCCCCAGGGGCCTGGGGCAGCGCGCCGTCCCTGGGGCTGCCCCCCGGGGGACGAGGACAAGATGAGCGCATCTCCGCGCGTGGACGGCTGCCGCGCGCCTAGCCCCGCCGGGCCCGAGCCCCCCGTGCCGCCCGCCGTCTGCCCCAGGAAGCGCGGCGCGGAGGGCGTGGGCGGCGGCCCCGCGGACCGCCCGGCGCCCGGCTCGACCCCGCTCAAGAAACCCCGCCGGAACTCAGAAGAGCAGTcgggcggggcggcggcggcggccgcgcaggaggaggaggagatggagacCGGTAACGTGGCTAACCTCATTAGCATTTTCGGTTCCAGCTTCTCGGGACTCTTACGGAAAAGCCCCGGGGGCGGCCGGGAGGAAGCGGAGGGAGAGGAGAACGGTCCGGAAGCCGCCGAGCCCGGGCAGATCTGCTGCGATAAGCCGGTGCTGAGAGACATCAACCCTTGGAGCACTGCCATCGTGGCCTTCTGA